The DNA segment GTAATAAGGGCCAGGATCGGGTTATTGCGGCTGGTGTTGGTGGTATTATAGCGGCGCCAGCCGAATAAGTGGCTGAAGGAGTTGATGGTGCAGGTTCCGTGAAATAGCGCCACCGTGGAGATAAAAACCCCAAAATGAGAAGCTGGGGCCGCTACTGGCCCGTAAGGGTTTTACCCCCCAAAAACCGGCACCCGGGACCTGGAACAGAATCCTCAAGGAGTACGCCTCTGGCTGGAGCGGAAATATCCGGAAATCCGGCAGCTTGCCAAGACGTAGAAGGCCCTGGTTTTTTTGGGCGATGAAATGGGGTTGCGATCCGACCATGCAGAATATTGGGTTGCTACCGACCGCTATGATCTCTCAGCCGAACAAATCACCCTAATTTATAAGCTCCGTTGGGAGATCGAAAAATTCTTCGGCTGGCGGAAACCGCACCTCAATGTTTACCATCTCATTGCCAGAAGCGCCTACGGCTTTATGGTGCAAATGGTCGCCGGACTGATTACCTAACTCCTGCTTTCCATCTTTTACACCAATATTATCTGGAAAGGGTTTCTGTAAAAAGAGTTAGAGATTTGCGGATCAAAATCATTGACGAGACCTGTGGGCTTAAACTTGAAAATAAGGCAATCTCTGACCATGGGCATCCAGCACAGACACCTGCAAAAACTTAACGAAACATTGCTGAATTGAGATTAAAAAGTTGAGCTTTCTCAGGCAAACTGGCAGGCGATACTAAATGCGGGTTGTGATATGGTTACTCCAAAGCTGGCGAGCGGTTGTG comes from the Deltaproteobacteria bacterium genome and includes:
- a CDS encoding transposase produces the protein MGLRSDHAEYWVATDRYDLSAEQITLIYKLRWEIEKFFGWRKPHLNVYHLIARSAYGFMVQMVAGLIT